A single Stigmatella aurantiaca DNA region contains:
- a CDS encoding trypsin-like peptidase domain-containing protein, translating into MNPRTLRFRNTAVVTIAFVLSSGALAQPAPTQPTPAGNVQPATREAQALPSLAPLIDSVKAAVVNVDVAARVGGRSRSMEQNPLFDRFFGGGQPGGESVRQGAGSGFIVDAKGFVLTNNHVIEDAVSITVRLNDGRSFPAEVVGRDPLTDVAVIKLKGKLDALPTVSLGDSEALRVGDWLVAIGNPFGLASSVSLGILSAKARDIQAGPYDDFLQTDAAINPGNSGGPLFNMKGEVIGINTAIVGGGTGIGFAVPSNLVKALLPQLEKEGTVTRGFLGLGIQDLNADIAGALNLPEEQGAIVNEVRPGSPAAKAGMKLDDVIVALDGQKIVSGGALTRSVALKRPGTVATLTLYRNGNKQDVKVTLGTRPDLEKVGLRSTGEAEESSKARVGLSLDNLDARTAQQAGFTNMQGALITEVVPGSPADRAELVAGMLVVEANRKPVRSAQDLAKIIRSSSSGTKLLLRVMTPGGENRFLRALQVP; encoded by the coding sequence ATGAACCCCCGAACGCTTCGATTCCGAAACACCGCGGTCGTCACGATCGCCTTCGTCCTCTCCTCGGGCGCCCTGGCCCAGCCAGCGCCCACCCAGCCCACGCCTGCCGGCAACGTGCAGCCCGCGACGCGCGAGGCCCAGGCCCTTCCCTCCCTGGCACCGCTGATTGACTCGGTGAAGGCCGCCGTCGTCAACGTGGATGTGGCCGCCCGCGTGGGGGGCCGCTCCCGGTCCATGGAGCAAAACCCGCTGTTCGACCGCTTCTTTGGCGGTGGCCAGCCCGGCGGGGAGTCCGTCCGCCAGGGAGCAGGCTCCGGCTTCATCGTGGATGCCAAGGGCTTCGTGCTCACCAACAACCACGTCATTGAGGACGCGGTCTCCATCACGGTCCGCCTCAATGACGGACGCTCGTTTCCGGCCGAGGTGGTGGGGCGTGATCCGCTGACCGACGTGGCCGTCATCAAACTCAAGGGCAAGCTCGATGCGCTGCCCACCGTGTCCCTGGGCGACTCGGAGGCCCTGCGCGTGGGCGACTGGCTGGTGGCCATCGGCAACCCCTTCGGCCTGGCCTCCAGCGTCAGCCTGGGCATCCTCTCCGCCAAGGCGCGCGACATTCAGGCGGGCCCCTACGATGACTTCCTCCAGACAGACGCGGCCATCAACCCGGGCAACTCCGGCGGCCCGCTCTTCAACATGAAGGGCGAAGTCATCGGCATCAACACCGCCATCGTGGGCGGCGGCACGGGCATCGGCTTCGCGGTGCCCAGCAACCTGGTGAAGGCCCTGCTGCCCCAGTTGGAGAAGGAAGGTACCGTCACCCGCGGCTTCCTGGGGCTGGGCATCCAGGACTTGAACGCTGACATCGCCGGGGCGCTCAATCTGCCCGAGGAGCAGGGGGCCATCGTCAACGAGGTGCGCCCGGGCTCGCCGGCCGCCAAGGCGGGCATGAAGCTGGATGACGTCATCGTGGCCTTGGACGGCCAGAAGATCGTCTCCGGGGGTGCCCTGACGCGCTCGGTGGCGCTCAAGCGCCCAGGCACCGTCGCCACGCTGACGCTCTACCGCAACGGCAACAAGCAGGACGTGAAGGTGACGCTGGGCACGCGGCCGGACCTGGAGAAGGTCGGCTTGCGCTCCACGGGCGAGGCCGAGGAGAGCTCCAAGGCGCGTGTGGGCTTGTCGCTGGACAACCTGGATGCGCGCACCGCGCAGCAGGCGGGCTTCACCAACATGCAGGGCGCGCTCATCACCGAAGTGGTGCCCGGCTCGCCGGCGGACCGCGCGGAGCTGGTCGCGGGCATGCTCGTCGTCGAGGCCAACCGGAAGCCCGTGCGCAGCGCGCAGGACCTGGCGAAGATCATCCGCTCCTCGTCCTCCGGCACCAAGCTGCTGCTGCGCGTGATGACGCCCGGCGGGGAGAACCGCTTCCTGCGCGCCCTCCAGGTGCCCTGA
- the pgeF gene encoding peptidoglycan editing factor PgeF, with translation MEPLFITSPLLPVPHGFATRHGGVSVGPYASLNLGFSVGDEREHVEENYQRLAQAVSAPLGMLATVKQIHGDRVVHAVAGEGTGPLRPQQTEADALWTDQPGQWVGVSTADCVPVLLVDPEGQHVAAVHSGWRGTDADISARAVDSLVARGAKPEKLLVAVGPAIQQCCYVVSGDLARRFATRFGADVVVARGDEFRLDLPRAVVLTLRRMGVKVPHMDVLQECTSCDAAQFFSHRRDAGRTGRHLNFVLHRF, from the coding sequence ATGGAGCCGCTGTTCATCACATCGCCGCTTTTGCCCGTGCCCCACGGCTTCGCCACGCGCCACGGAGGCGTGTCCGTGGGCCCCTACGCCTCGCTCAACCTGGGGTTCTCGGTGGGAGACGAGCGCGAGCACGTGGAGGAGAACTACCAGCGCCTGGCCCAGGCCGTGAGCGCGCCGCTCGGCATGCTGGCCACGGTGAAGCAAATCCACGGGGACCGGGTGGTGCACGCCGTGGCGGGGGAGGGCACCGGGCCGCTCCGGCCGCAGCAGACCGAGGCGGACGCGCTCTGGACGGATCAGCCCGGGCAGTGGGTGGGCGTGTCCACCGCGGACTGCGTGCCGGTGCTCCTGGTGGACCCGGAGGGCCAGCACGTGGCGGCGGTGCACTCGGGCTGGCGGGGCACGGACGCGGACATCTCCGCCCGGGCGGTGGACTCCCTGGTGGCGCGCGGCGCGAAGCCGGAGAAGCTGCTCGTGGCCGTGGGGCCCGCCATCCAGCAGTGCTGCTACGTGGTGTCCGGGGATCTCGCGCGGCGCTTCGCCACGCGCTTCGGCGCCGACGTGGTGGTGGCGCGGGGCGACGAGTTCCGGCTGGACTTGCCGCGCGCGGTGGTGCTGACGCTGCGGCGCATGGGGGTGAAGGTTCCCCACATGGACGTGCTACAGGAGTGTACCTCGTGTGACGCGGCGCAGTTCTTCTCGCACCGGCGGGACGCGGGCCGGACGGGGCGCCACCTCAATTTCGTGCTTCATCGCTTCTGA
- a CDS encoding tetratricopeptide repeat protein: protein MLKRPSMPWRLIAAVPLCSLLACATPSASQTEVAALRSELRALREQQARMGEKLERIERSASVLSARPAATKAPSEKGPSEQAPVASPSRAPEVPSLTVVKLKPKNEPAPSLPVQVDVVEPDTGQVEMFVSSSPGDTEAAEPANTALLDAEFDQAVSALRTGNVEGGAARLQAFADQNPRHPRADNALYFGGLGLMGLKDLDGASRLFERLINTYPAGDAVLDGMLRLAECRLKLKQPEDARALYTRVITQFPGTAAATQAEQRLASLSP, encoded by the coding sequence GTGCTGAAGCGTCCTTCCATGCCCTGGCGGCTGATCGCCGCCGTCCCGTTGTGCTCGCTCCTGGCGTGCGCCACCCCTTCCGCGTCCCAGACGGAAGTGGCGGCGCTGCGCTCGGAGCTGCGCGCCCTCCGGGAGCAGCAGGCCCGCATGGGCGAGAAGCTGGAGCGCATCGAGCGCAGCGCCTCCGTGCTCAGCGCGCGTCCCGCGGCCACGAAGGCGCCCTCGGAGAAGGGGCCCTCGGAGCAGGCCCCGGTGGCCTCGCCCTCCCGGGCGCCCGAGGTGCCGTCGCTCACGGTGGTGAAGCTCAAGCCGAAGAACGAGCCTGCCCCCTCGCTGCCCGTCCAGGTGGACGTGGTGGAGCCGGACACCGGCCAGGTGGAGATGTTCGTCAGCTCCTCGCCCGGAGACACGGAGGCCGCGGAGCCCGCGAACACGGCGCTCCTGGACGCGGAGTTCGACCAGGCCGTGTCGGCGCTGCGCACCGGCAACGTGGAAGGGGGGGCCGCGCGGTTGCAGGCCTTCGCCGACCAGAACCCGCGCCATCCTCGCGCCGACAACGCGCTCTACTTTGGCGGGCTGGGCCTGATGGGCCTGAAGGATCTCGACGGTGCCTCCCGCCTCTTCGAGCGCCTCATCAACACCTATCCCGCAGGGGATGCCGTGCTCGACGGCATGCTCCGGCTCGCCGAGTGCAGGCTGAAGCTCAAGCAGCCCGAGGACGCTCGCGCGCTCTACACCCGCGTCATCACCCAGTTCCCAGGGACGGCCGCCGCCACCCAAGCCGAGCAGCGGCTCGCGTCCCTCTCGCCCTAG
- a CDS encoding LysM peptidoglycan-binding domain-containing protein, producing the protein MRSRILTSLLLAVVLAPPGLARAQDAEAEDPEGSETEGSDVADEGEPGTARVPNVAGARETAPGEVHTVVGGDTLWDLSQQYLGSPWYWPKVWSYNPEIANPHWIYPGNRVRFFPGGEEVPSRVETGVGPVEEDEPIQAATELSGEDLVSVSGKISYQPQGTTLAITQAFVTQKEVDEAGRIENSFSDAEMLSFPDKVYVRFKRKADAKVGDRYLVFRTVQQIDHPVTKKKKVGYLTELNGTLKVLSVGDKFVTAQVQDTWNPIMRTDLVGPYGEKLTDRIAVKPNSKALKGYIVTALVPYLTFTGEHSMMVVDKGSADGVEVGNVFTITRQEDTVGGTMLRPTEKDKALPAEAIGQCLVTEVKERASNCLLTASLREIVPGDRAELRVGKAPTASR; encoded by the coding sequence ATGCGCTCCCGGATCCTGACATCGCTCCTCCTGGCCGTGGTCCTCGCGCCGCCGGGCCTGGCCCGCGCCCAGGACGCGGAAGCCGAGGACCCCGAAGGCAGTGAGACGGAGGGCTCGGACGTCGCCGACGAGGGTGAGCCGGGCACCGCGCGGGTGCCCAACGTCGCGGGGGCCCGCGAGACGGCCCCGGGCGAGGTGCACACCGTGGTGGGCGGCGACACGCTGTGGGACTTGTCGCAGCAGTACCTGGGCAGCCCCTGGTACTGGCCCAAGGTCTGGTCCTACAACCCGGAGATCGCCAACCCGCACTGGATCTACCCGGGCAACCGGGTGCGCTTCTTCCCCGGAGGCGAGGAGGTGCCCTCGCGCGTGGAGACGGGCGTGGGCCCTGTCGAGGAGGACGAGCCCATCCAGGCCGCCACGGAGCTGAGCGGCGAGGACCTGGTGTCCGTGTCCGGAAAGATTTCCTACCAGCCCCAGGGCACCACGCTCGCCATCACGCAGGCGTTCGTGACCCAGAAGGAAGTGGATGAGGCGGGGCGGATCGAGAACTCCTTCTCCGACGCGGAGATGCTCTCCTTCCCGGACAAGGTCTACGTGCGCTTCAAGCGCAAGGCCGACGCGAAGGTGGGCGACCGCTACCTCGTCTTCCGCACCGTGCAGCAGATCGACCACCCGGTGACCAAGAAGAAGAAGGTGGGCTACCTCACGGAGCTCAACGGCACGCTCAAGGTGCTGTCGGTGGGGGACAAGTTCGTCACCGCGCAGGTCCAGGACACCTGGAACCCCATCATGCGCACGGACCTCGTGGGCCCGTACGGCGAGAAGCTCACCGACCGCATCGCCGTCAAACCCAACAGCAAGGCGCTCAAGGGCTACATCGTCACGGCCCTGGTGCCGTACCTGACCTTCACCGGCGAGCACAGCATGATGGTGGTGGACAAGGGCAGCGCCGACGGGGTGGAGGTGGGCAACGTCTTCACCATCACCCGCCAGGAGGACACGGTGGGCGGGACGATGCTGAGGCCCACGGAGAAGGACAAGGCCCTGCCGGCGGAGGCCATTGGCCAGTGCCTCGTCACCGAGGTGAAGGAGCGCGCCTCCAACTGCCTGCTGACCGCCTCCCTGCGCGAAATCGTCCCCGGCGACCGCGCGGAGCTTCGTGTAGGCAAGGCACCTACCGCGAGCCGTTAA
- a CDS encoding GGDEF domain-containing protein: MNLGSHTIGRKLLWSIALPGFLVALLGAGYFWRETQQALEETSQHEAQALAEFVTSTFTLPQADREHPHGAVSEVITSDTLLLRSVQELRVLTPTGQIRWSRQRAEEGQPYAEFARLSASPSGKRPSAFQGTEIVRQLGGAECESCHRTGEASLGMLQLRLPEPEISRPLNQGFLAAAAGAVLFVALLALVNTLSLRFFITQPLRRLAAVMRRAEEGDLLVRAEVKGSDELSLLGAAFNQMLGRLTSMKVEEIDTQRDLVVTKDKLALKEKLEERITELSLLFDVAHSLNSTLELEEMLERITRLIVERLKIPDFSIMLVNADGLLEVRCAWPKNQGVEGLTFQVGEGACGRAAATLRAVYLTDVSDHSSVFARRNLVGEADRGALLSVPMVHMDALLGVINFQRPLVASFSPEELELLTAVADQAATAVKNARLHEETVQLTMTDPLTGVPNRRHLFARMEQELARAERYQSPLSILMVDVDHFKRLNDAAGHRAGDETLRKVCDVLRTRVRKVDTLARYGGEEFMILLPQTSKADAMEVAEKLRRAVAEAQGLASTGQVTISVGVACYPVDAAEQDTLIDCSDSALYASKRGGRNQVSAYEPGMEIHPGRERGPHVSRPAPEAARGRMPPGGAKA; the protein is encoded by the coding sequence ATGAACTTGGGCTCGCACACCATCGGCCGGAAGCTCCTGTGGAGCATCGCCTTGCCGGGCTTCCTCGTCGCGTTGCTTGGCGCGGGCTATTTCTGGCGCGAGACGCAGCAGGCCCTCGAAGAAACGTCTCAGCACGAGGCGCAGGCCCTGGCGGAGTTCGTCACCTCCACCTTCACCCTGCCCCAGGCGGACCGAGAACACCCGCACGGCGCGGTGTCAGAGGTCATCACCTCCGACACGCTCCTGCTGCGCTCCGTCCAGGAGCTTCGCGTCCTGACGCCCACCGGGCAGATCCGCTGGTCGCGCCAGCGGGCGGAGGAGGGCCAGCCCTACGCGGAGTTCGCGCGGCTGAGCGCCTCCCCATCCGGGAAGCGTCCGTCCGCGTTCCAGGGCACGGAGATCGTCCGGCAACTGGGCGGCGCCGAGTGCGAGAGCTGCCACCGGACGGGCGAGGCCTCGCTGGGGATGCTCCAGCTGCGGCTGCCGGAGCCGGAGATCAGCCGCCCGCTCAACCAGGGGTTCCTGGCCGCCGCGGCGGGGGCGGTGCTGTTCGTCGCCCTGCTCGCCCTGGTCAACACCCTGTCCTTGCGCTTCTTCATCACCCAACCCCTGCGCCGGCTGGCGGCGGTCATGCGCCGCGCGGAGGAGGGGGATCTGCTGGTGCGCGCGGAGGTGAAGGGCTCGGATGAGCTCTCCCTGCTCGGCGCGGCCTTCAACCAGATGCTGGGGCGCCTCACCTCCATGAAGGTGGAGGAGATCGACACCCAGCGCGACCTGGTGGTGACCAAGGACAAGCTCGCCCTCAAGGAGAAGCTCGAGGAGCGCATCACCGAGCTGTCGCTGCTGTTCGACGTGGCCCACTCGCTCAACTCCACGCTGGAGTTGGAGGAGATGCTCGAGCGCATCACCCGGCTCATCGTGGAGCGGCTGAAGATCCCCGACTTCTCCATCATGCTGGTCAACGCGGACGGCCTCCTGGAGGTCCGGTGCGCCTGGCCGAAGAACCAGGGCGTCGAGGGGCTCACATTCCAGGTGGGCGAAGGGGCCTGTGGCCGCGCCGCGGCGACGCTCCGGGCGGTGTACCTGACCGATGTGTCGGACCACTCCAGCGTGTTCGCCCGGCGTAACCTGGTGGGTGAGGCAGACAGGGGAGCGTTGCTGTCGGTGCCCATGGTGCACATGGACGCGCTGCTGGGGGTGATCAACTTCCAGCGTCCCCTGGTGGCCAGCTTCTCCCCCGAGGAGCTGGAGCTGCTCACGGCGGTGGCCGACCAGGCCGCCACGGCGGTGAAGAATGCCCGGCTGCACGAGGAGACGGTGCAGCTGACCATGACGGATCCGCTCACCGGGGTGCCCAACCGGCGCCACCTCTTCGCCCGGATGGAGCAGGAGCTGGCCCGCGCCGAGCGCTATCAGTCGCCCCTGTCCATCCTCATGGTGGATGTGGACCACTTCAAGCGCCTCAATGACGCGGCGGGCCATCGCGCGGGCGACGAGACGCTGCGCAAGGTGTGCGATGTGCTTCGCACCCGCGTGCGCAAGGTGGACACCCTGGCGCGCTACGGCGGCGAGGAATTCATGATCCTCCTGCCGCAGACCTCCAAGGCCGACGCGATGGAGGTCGCCGAGAAGCTGCGGCGCGCGGTGGCGGAGGCCCAGGGGCTCGCCTCCACCGGCCAGGTCACCATCTCCGTCGGCGTGGCGTGCTACCCCGTGGACGCGGCCGAGCAGGACACGCTGATCGACTGCTCGGACTCCGCGCTCTACGCCAGCAAGCGCGGGGGCCGGAACCAGGTGTCCGCGTACGAGCCCGGCATGGAGATCCACCCGGGCCGGGAGCGCGGCCCCCACGTCAGCCGCCCCGCCCCCGAGGCGGCCCGCGGGCGGATGCCTCCGGGCGGCGCCAAGGCCTGA
- a CDS encoding SGNH/GDSL hydrolase family protein, producing MSINYVALGDSSAVGVGASRGGGYPERLASRLRQAGLSVGLTNLGMSGAVVRDVIASQLKRAVASQPTLVTLGIGINDLWRGTAVEDFQADLDRIAQRLKPVGATLVVVNLPDMALAPVARLVPSHLYEGRIEPFNEALHTVARAHGMHVVDLYTASKAFLPGRPEFFCHDGFHPSDAGYEQWADLMLPTVRPLVTPR from the coding sequence GTGAGCATCAACTACGTCGCGCTGGGGGACAGCTCGGCGGTGGGGGTGGGGGCGAGCCGCGGCGGGGGATACCCCGAGCGCCTCGCCTCCCGCCTGCGCCAGGCGGGGCTGTCCGTGGGGCTCACCAACCTGGGCATGAGCGGCGCGGTCGTCCGGGACGTCATCGCCTCCCAGCTCAAGCGGGCGGTGGCGAGCCAGCCCACGCTGGTGACCCTCGGCATTGGCATCAATGACCTGTGGCGCGGCACCGCGGTGGAGGACTTCCAGGCGGACCTGGACCGCATTGCCCAGCGCCTGAAGCCGGTGGGCGCCACCCTGGTGGTGGTGAACCTCCCGGACATGGCGCTGGCCCCGGTGGCGCGCCTGGTGCCCAGCCACCTCTACGAGGGCCGCATCGAGCCCTTCAACGAGGCGCTCCACACCGTCGCCCGCGCGCACGGGATGCACGTGGTGGACCTCTACACCGCGAGCAAGGCGTTCCTGCCGGGGCGGCCCGAGTTCTTCTGCCACGATGGCTTCCACCCCTCGGACGCGGGCTACGAGCAGTGGGCGGACCTGATGCTGCCCACGGTGCGCCCGCTGGTGACGCCGCGCTGA
- the topA gene encoding type I DNA topoisomerase translates to MATRKKKADETGTEAEETAAAKKKAKRPAAKKAAVKKKTASKKSKGAGSLATVEVSADEEEEATPRGKGPHYLVVVESPAKAKTIKKYLGTGYTVKASVGHVKDLPKSKIGVDVEHDFQPEYQVIKGKEKVLNELKKAAKSVDKVFLATDPDREGEAIAWHIFEELGHKDSYRVLFNEITKKAIQEAISQPRQLNQESYDSQQTRRILDRLVGYQISPLLWKKIRRGLSAGRVQSVAVRLICEREDEIKAFQPQEYWTLDALLEGASGPPPFKAKLSKIDGKKVELKDRQTTDGLVAELQGADFTVAKVDRRERRRNAPAPFITSKLQQEAANRLHFTAKKTMTLAQRLYEGIPMGEEGQTALITYMRTDSTRLSDDAVKQVREYIGGHYGGDYLPEEPVAYRSKKSAQDAHEAIRPVSLEYPPERVRPFFDQMGEEDMFRLYELIWNRFVACQMKPAVYDQTSADIAAGRATFRASGSTLKFPGYLKVYGAGLTPEEEAANEKAKAAGDEGAESAEATGELPPLNEGDALRLQKLLNEQHFTQPPPRFSEATLVKELEEQGIGRPSTYAAILSTIQDKKYVEKLEGRFRPTDLGVMTNEMLVKHFPKEMAVAFTADLEEKLDQISEGGASWKAVLHDFYGPFKETLEKAEAEMRDVKREEIKTDIPCEKCGNPLVIKFGKMGHFLACSNYPDCKNTKDFKRDAEGKIVIVEEETTDEKCENCGKPMVIKRGRFGRFLACSGYPDCKTSKPISIGVNCPDCKQGYLTERRSGRGKIFFGCNRYPDCKFAAWDRPLAESCPQCQSPYLLQKFSKRDGVYVACPNKECDYRREVQQPAEASAPSAA, encoded by the coding sequence ATGGCCACGCGGAAGAAGAAGGCGGACGAGACAGGCACCGAGGCCGAGGAGACGGCGGCTGCCAAGAAGAAGGCAAAGCGTCCAGCGGCCAAGAAGGCGGCCGTCAAGAAGAAGACGGCCTCCAAGAAGTCCAAGGGCGCGGGCTCGCTGGCCACGGTGGAAGTGTCGGCCGACGAGGAAGAGGAGGCCACGCCGCGTGGCAAGGGCCCGCACTACCTGGTGGTCGTGGAGTCGCCCGCCAAGGCGAAGACCATCAAGAAGTACCTGGGCACGGGCTACACGGTGAAGGCCTCCGTGGGCCACGTGAAGGACTTGCCCAAGAGCAAGATTGGCGTGGACGTGGAGCACGACTTCCAGCCCGAGTACCAGGTCATCAAGGGCAAGGAGAAGGTGCTCAACGAGCTGAAGAAGGCCGCCAAGTCCGTGGACAAGGTGTTCCTGGCCACGGACCCCGACCGCGAGGGCGAGGCCATCGCCTGGCACATCTTCGAGGAGCTGGGCCACAAGGACTCCTACCGGGTGCTCTTCAACGAGATCACCAAGAAGGCCATCCAGGAGGCCATCTCCCAGCCCCGTCAGCTCAACCAGGAGAGCTACGACTCGCAGCAGACGCGGCGCATCCTGGACCGGCTGGTCGGCTACCAAATCTCGCCGCTGCTCTGGAAGAAGATCCGCCGGGGGCTGTCCGCGGGCCGCGTGCAGTCCGTGGCCGTGCGGCTCATCTGCGAGCGCGAGGATGAGATCAAGGCCTTCCAGCCCCAGGAGTACTGGACGCTGGATGCGCTGCTGGAGGGGGCCTCGGGCCCGCCGCCCTTCAAGGCCAAGCTCTCCAAGATCGACGGCAAGAAGGTGGAGCTGAAGGACCGCCAGACGACCGACGGGCTGGTGGCGGAGCTGCAGGGCGCGGACTTCACCGTCGCCAAGGTGGACCGCCGCGAGCGCCGCCGCAACGCGCCCGCGCCGTTCATCACCTCCAAGCTCCAGCAGGAGGCGGCCAACCGGCTGCACTTCACCGCCAAGAAGACGATGACGCTCGCCCAGCGCCTCTACGAGGGCATTCCCATGGGCGAGGAGGGCCAGACGGCGCTCATCACGTACATGCGTACGGACTCCACGCGCCTGTCGGACGACGCGGTGAAGCAGGTGCGCGAGTACATCGGCGGCCACTACGGCGGGGACTACCTGCCGGAGGAGCCCGTGGCGTACCGCAGCAAGAAGAGCGCCCAGGATGCGCACGAGGCCATCCGGCCCGTGTCCCTGGAGTACCCGCCCGAGCGGGTGCGTCCCTTCTTCGATCAGATGGGCGAGGAGGACATGTTCCGCCTCTATGAGCTCATCTGGAACCGGTTCGTGGCCTGCCAGATGAAGCCGGCCGTGTATGACCAGACGAGCGCGGACATCGCCGCGGGGCGGGCCACCTTCCGGGCCTCGGGCTCCACGCTGAAGTTCCCCGGCTACCTCAAGGTGTATGGCGCTGGGCTGACGCCCGAGGAAGAGGCGGCCAACGAGAAGGCCAAGGCTGCGGGCGACGAGGGCGCCGAATCAGCGGAGGCCACCGGCGAGCTGCCCCCGCTCAACGAGGGGGACGCGTTGCGCCTGCAGAAGCTCCTCAACGAGCAGCACTTCACCCAGCCGCCGCCGCGCTTCTCCGAGGCCACGCTGGTGAAGGAGCTGGAGGAGCAGGGCATCGGCCGTCCGTCCACCTACGCGGCCATTCTGTCCACCATCCAGGACAAGAAGTACGTGGAGAAGCTGGAGGGCCGCTTCCGGCCCACGGACCTGGGGGTGATGACCAACGAGATGCTGGTCAAGCACTTCCCCAAGGAGATGGCCGTCGCCTTCACCGCGGACCTGGAGGAGAAGCTGGATCAGATCTCCGAGGGCGGCGCGAGCTGGAAGGCCGTGCTCCACGACTTCTACGGGCCCTTCAAGGAGACGCTCGAGAAGGCCGAAGCGGAGATGCGCGACGTCAAGCGCGAGGAGATCAAGACCGACATTCCTTGCGAGAAGTGCGGCAACCCGCTGGTCATCAAGTTCGGGAAGATGGGCCACTTCCTGGCCTGCTCCAACTACCCGGACTGCAAGAACACCAAGGACTTCAAGCGGGACGCGGAGGGCAAGATCGTCATCGTGGAGGAGGAGACCACGGACGAGAAGTGCGAGAACTGCGGCAAGCCCATGGTCATCAAACGGGGCCGCTTCGGGCGCTTCCTGGCCTGCTCGGGCTACCCGGATTGCAAGACTTCCAAGCCCATCTCCATCGGCGTGAATTGCCCGGACTGCAAGCAGGGCTACCTCACCGAGCGCCGCAGCGGGCGGGGGAAGATCTTCTTCGGCTGCAACCGCTACCCGGACTGCAAGTTCGCCGCGTGGGACCGGCCCCTGGCGGAGAGCTGCCCCCAGTGCCAGTCGCCCTACCTGTTGCAGAAGTTCTCCAAGCGGGACGGCGTCTACGTGGCCTGTCCCAACAAGGAATGCGACTACCGGCGCGAGGTTCAGCAGCCGGCCGAGGCAAGCGCTCCCTCTGCTGCCTGA
- a CDS encoding DNA-processing protein DprA, with amino-acid sequence MARTLSYILSADQGATLAFWSVPGLGPKTLEALRAFAGGSLETLVSRPVREWLAEAPVSAPVRGRLAAGEPLPVLAERTLERCAAGGMEVAFSGQPAYPERLVGTPDAPPLLFYKGQVGPPRRRVALVGSRHPEQGFLPFARDFARQVAEGGVGVVSGAAMGVDRACHWGALDAGGETWAFLGSALDELDPPQARLLPHLLERGGVFFSELPPGVRASRSTFPRRNRLIAGASDAVVVLRAGRESGALYTAVAGEALGRPVLALPGDVRNAAAEGCNGWIRAGRARACLSVKDVWDFVGARPVVAVPPGAGEGWEGLSAEAQGTYGVLDRVPRTFEEVLAAVRLSPAALTSALVELELSGLLIQHPGRVFERI; translated from the coding sequence ATGGCGCGTACCTTGTCGTACATTCTGTCGGCGGACCAGGGCGCCACGCTGGCGTTCTGGTCGGTCCCGGGCCTGGGCCCGAAGACCTTGGAGGCGCTGCGCGCCTTCGCCGGTGGAAGCCTGGAGACGCTGGTGTCCCGGCCGGTGCGCGAGTGGCTGGCGGAGGCGCCCGTCTCCGCCCCCGTGCGCGGGCGGCTGGCGGCCGGTGAGCCCCTGCCGGTGTTGGCCGAGCGCACCCTGGAGCGGTGTGCCGCCGGTGGGATGGAGGTGGCCTTCTCCGGACAGCCGGCCTACCCCGAGCGCCTCGTGGGCACGCCGGACGCGCCCCCGCTGCTCTTCTACAAGGGCCAGGTGGGGCCGCCGCGCCGCCGCGTGGCCCTGGTGGGCAGCCGGCACCCGGAGCAGGGGTTTCTCCCCTTCGCCCGGGACTTCGCGCGGCAGGTGGCCGAAGGCGGCGTGGGCGTGGTGTCCGGGGCCGCCATGGGGGTGGACCGGGCCTGCCACTGGGGCGCCCTGGATGCCGGGGGAGAGACCTGGGCCTTCCTTGGCTCGGCGCTGGACGAGCTGGACCCGCCCCAGGCCCGCCTGCTTCCTCACCTGCTGGAGCGGGGGGGCGTGTTCTTCAGCGAGCTGCCCCCGGGCGTCCGGGCAAGCAGGTCCACCTTTCCCCGGCGCAACCGGCTCATCGCTGGCGCGTCGGATGCGGTGGTGGTGCTGCGGGCGGGCCGGGAATCCGGGGCCCTGTACACCGCGGTGGCGGGGGAGGCGCTGGGGCGCCCCGTGCTGGCGCTGCCCGGGGATGTGCGCAACGCGGCCGCCGAAGGGTGCAACGGGTGGATCCGGGCGGGGCGGGCGCGGGCGTGCCTCTCGGTGAAGGATGTCTGGGATTTCGTGGGGGCGCGCCCGGTGGTGGCGGTGCCCCCGGGGGCGGGGGAGGGGTGGGAAGGGCTCTCGGCGGAAGCCCAGGGCACCTACGGGGTGTTGGATCGGGTCCCCCGTACCTTTGAGGAAGTACTGGCTGCGGTCCGGCTCTCACCCGCGGCGCTCACGAGCGCGCTGGTGGAGTTGGAGCTGTCGGGGTTGCTGATCCAGCACCCGGGCAGGGTGTTCGAGCGGATTTGA